In the genome of Candidatus Glassbacteria bacterium, the window AGACGCAGCGCAAACCCCTGGAACTTTTGAAAGTGCTGGTTGCGCTGGGGGGAGAAGGCGTATCCGTCGAAAGCCTGAGCGAATCATTGTGGCCGGAGTCGGACGGCGACAAGGCCTACAACGCCTTCGGTACGACCCTGAGCCGGCTGCGAAATTTGATCGGGCGGGAGGCGCTGCACTTGCAGGATAGCCGCCTCGGCCTTGATCCACATGCCTGCCGGGTGGATGCCCGGGAATTCACGGGGCTTCTCACGTTGGCTTCCCAGGCTATCAATGCTGGAAATGGCAAAGCGGCATGGGAGCATCTGGAGGGTGCCTTTTCTCTGTATCAGGGGCCATTCCTGGAAGGCGAGTTCGACCCGCCGGAAATTCTCTCGGCCCGCGATAGGCTGCACAGCCAGTTTGTGCGGCACGTTAAGGAACTGGGGGAGTTTTTCTTGCAAAAAAAGCAAACCGAGAAAGCAATTTCCCTCTATCAGAAAGGCTTGGAAGTCGATGACCTTTGCGAGGAATTCTATCAAAATCTAATGGACTGCTACCGGCGGCAGGGAAGGCTGGCGGAGGGAATCGCCGTCTATCAGCGCTGCCGACAAACGTTGCAGGCTAGAATGGATGTGGAACCCTCGCCCGAAACCGAGCAGGTCTATCAATCTCTCCTGGCCGATCAGAAGCTGAAATCATCCCCAACGGTGGCGCCCGCAGTTTCTCCCCAGGAACCGCCCACTGAGGCGGAAAAACCGATTTCTCTCCCGGAAACCCCCAAAATCACCGGTGAGCGCCGCCAAGCCACCGTGGCCATTTTTGCGCTCTCCGGATATGGGGCCTTGAGCGAAAAACTCGACCCGGAGGAAGTGGATGGAATTATGAGCCGCATCGGAAAAGAGGTGCAACGCATCGTGGAATACCATGGGGGCATCGTCAATCAGGTGGTGCGGGATGAGATCGAGGCGATTTTCGGCATTCCCTCCGCCCACGAGGACGATCCGGTGCGCGCCGTCAGAGCCGCCTTGGAACTGCATGAGGCAGTGCGCCGGATCGCTCCGCGGGTGGAGGAGAGCATTGGAGTGCCCTTGCGAATGCACACCGGTCTCAACAGCGGTCTCATCGTGACGCATCCACAGGATGGTCGATACGGAATAACCGGCGACACCGTGACGACTGGCGCGTATCTGGCCAAGCGGGCCAAGCCCGATGAAATCCTGATCGGCGCGGAAACCAACCGCTTGACGGCGCCCTTCTTTCAATCCGAGGAATTGCAGCCGCTCAAATTGCAGGGCAAGTCCCAGACCCTGGAAGCCTACCGGATAACAGGAGAATCCAAGGCGGAGACCCGCTTGGAAGCCGCCGAGGAAAGGGGATTTACCGACTTCATCGGTCGGGAACACGAGTTGGAGGCGCTTCACGCCAACCTGGCAACCGCCAGCGAGGGCAGGGGGCAATTCGTTTCGGTGGCTGGGGAGGCGGGGGTGGGCAAAAGCCGTCTGCTCCATGAATTCCGCCAGGGGCTGGATCGCAACAAAATCACGGTGCTGGAGGGCCGCTGCCAGTCCTACGGCAGCGACACGCCCTACCTCCCCTTCATCAATGCGCTCAGACGGGGACTGCGCCTGCTGGAAGAGGATTCGCCGGCGCAATTGCTGGAAAAGGCCGTCACGAACATCAGGGCCATCGACGAGGACCTGGAACCCTACCTGCCCCTCTACCTGCACCTGCTGTCCATCCAGAGCGGGGACTACCCGCTGCCCAAGCGTCTGCACGGACCAGAGCTGGCGGCCGCCCTGCGGGACGCCCTGAGCGCCATTTTTACTTTGGCTGCCAACAACCAACCCATGGTGGTCATCTTCGAGGACTGGCACTGGGTTGACGAGGCCTCCGCCGCGGCTTTGCAGAACCTGCTCGGCGTGATGGCCACCTATCCACTGCTGGTGGTGGTGTTGTACCGGCCCGATTATTCATCCACCTGGGGCAGTCCGGAGCATCACACGCCCATCGTCCTGCATCCCCTGGAACGGCGGTATGACGAGTCAATGTTGAAAGCCGCCCTGAAAACAGACCGGTTACCGGAGGGGCTGTCGGAATTGATCCTTGAGCGTACGGGAGGCAACCCATTTTTCATTGAGGAGGTGTGCCGGGCGCTCATCGAAGAGGGCAGCATTGCCGTGAATAAGGGAGCCGCAAAATTGCTGCGCCCCCTGGAGGAAATCGCGCTGCCCGATACGGTGCAGGCGGTGATCCAAACCCGCCTGGATGGCCTGGGGCCCCATACCCGGGAAACACTCGGCCTGGCTTCCGTCATCGGACGGGAGTTTTCCCGAAGCATATTGGCCCATATTTCCAGCGGCCAATCACGCCTCTCTGCCGACCTGGAAGAACTGAAGACCCTGGAACTGATCCAGCAAACCCGCGTGGTGCCCGAGGCGGCCTACCTGTTCAAGCACGTCCTCACCCAGGAAGTGACCTATAACACCTTGCTCCTACAAAAAAGAAAGGAACTGCACGGGATAGTGGGCCGGGCCATCGAGGCGTTGTACCCGGACCGCATCGAGGAGCAGTCGGAACGGCTGGCCCATCATTACAGCGTAGCGGAGCATTGGGAGAAAGCGGCGGAGTACGGAAAACGGGCAGGCGAAAAGGCCAAGGGATTGAGCCAATACCAGGAGTCGATTGATTTCTATGAGCGATCGGTTAAATGGCTTTTGGAATTGCCGGAATCCCGCTCCCGGCAGGAAAATTTGGTCGATATGCAATTAGAATTGGTTTGGAATTTTATCATTCTGGGGCGTTGGGACGAGTCGCTGCAGGTTTGCCAGACCGCCGAGCCAATGGCCCAGGAACTGGCGGACCGAATCCGCCTGGGAATGATTCATTGTGGAATTGCTTCTTCTTGTATTTACACAGGTGATCACAAAAAAGCTGAATATCATTACCAACAGTCTTTTGAGCATTTCGAAAGTTCAGGAGATGAATTATTCATCGCAATCGGAAGGCACTGGGTCGGCACCTCTTACCTTGGCCCCGGCCTGTGGAAAAAGGCGGAACCTTTCATTTCAGGAGCCCTTCACACCTACGAGAAGCTGGATAGCCTTACATCTTTCGGTTTCGGTTTTTATCTCATGGCTGGAATGTGTGGATACGCCCATGCGGGGTATTGTTTGGCCGTGCAGGGACGGAACCGGGAGGCCGCTGAAAATTTTGCGAAGGTCACATCGTCGGAAATTCAGGAAGCCGGCAACCTTCCGTCGAAATCGGTTTATTTATCGTGGCATGGGCTGTACGTCGCCCTGGTTGGGGAGGACCGGGTCGAGGCTGAATTGCGGGCCGATCAATTAATGGAACTCGCTGAAAAATCCGACTCCCCTTTTCAGGTGTTGGGGGTATACGTGGCGAAAACGAACATACTGATGGGAAAGGAAAACTACGAAGGTGTCCGGAACTGGGGTGAAAAGGCGCTCCGGACCATCGAGGGGAAAAACATCCGGAGCGGTCACGTGGGAAACCTACATTACAACCTGGCGCGGGCCATCCTGGAGTTGGGCGATTACGATGCCGCCAAAAGGCATTATGAGGAGGGACAGCCCCTGGCGGAGCCATCGCCCCACTGGTGGGGGCCACGTTACGACTTCCTCAAGGGCTTGCTATTGGCCCGTGCCCTCGAACCCGATTATGAGCAGGCGGAGACCCTGTTCGAGCAATCCGCGGCCAACGACATGGAAGTGGGGGCATACGTTCCCGCCGCTCAGACCCGCTACCACTTGGCCCGCATGCTCGCCAGGAAGGGCGATGTTGACCACGCCCGCGAAATCCTTTCCGCGTTGAAGAAACAGTTCAAACAGTGGGCCATCCCCGTCTGGGAAAAGAAGTGCCAGCAGGCTCTGGCGGAAATCAAGTCCGGCTGAACCACCTCAATTCTGTTTTTACCCCCGTCCAAATACACGATTGGAACTGTCCCCAAGGTACGGATTTTTTTCAATCTGTACGCTATCCGTACCTGCCCGGTGACCAATCCGTTATGCGGTTTCCCCTATGCTCAACTCAACACGGGCGATCGACCCATTTCAAAGTTCCAGGGATGACGTCCGAACATGAACCGAATCGAGCAAGGGGAACATCATGAACACGATCCAAGCCACCGCATCTTTTCAACCCTCCTCCATCCCTGCGCCGCGCGGCTATAACACGCAAGGATTGGCCACTGCCCACCAATGGCTGCGCTCGGCCATGACCTCCGTCAGGGAAAGCCTGGCGCGCCACGCCGATCGCACGGAAGAAAAGCGGCGGCTCCGCGCCATAAAGCAATACCACCGCAATCGGGCCCGGTTGCCGTCAGCCGGCTTTCGCTTCGACCCTCGTAGCGACGACTTTTTCTCCCGCCTGGATAGCTGAACAACCACCGGAATCCGGCCCTTCGCAGGTTCACCCGGCACCTGGCTGCTGGTGGAACTGGAGGAGGGCCGGCCCGCATCTGTCACCGTGTGCAACCTGGAAGGCCCGTGATAAAAGCTGAAAGCGGATAAGGGGATTGCTGGGCAATCCGTTCCCCGGAGCAATCGGAGCAAATGGATTTCTTTTTTTCGCCGCCCCCCCCAATTTGACCCCTCCCCGTTCCTTTGCCACACTATCGGCCTCCTGAAGGGGGTAGACGATTCCTGACCACAAGGCTTTGGGGTAAATGGGAAAGGGGGTGCCGGGATGAAGGAGCCGACGTTCACCCTGGGCATCGAGGAGGAATACCTGCTGGTGGAGCGGGAGTCACGTGAGTTGATCCAGGAGGCGCCGGCGGAGTTGTTCGCCGAGTGCGAAACGGCGCTCACGGACCAGGTGACCACCGAGTTCCTCCAGTCCCAAATCGAAGTGGGCACGCGGGTGTGCGGGACGGTGGC includes:
- a CDS encoding AAA family ATPase translates to MARSKSNSNADIKPRQVKISTLGRFSVEVDGNPLRFGTKTQRKPLELLKVLVALGGEGVSVESLSESLWPESDGDKAYNAFGTTLSRLRNLIGREALHLQDSRLGLDPHACRVDAREFTGLLTLASQAINAGNGKAAWEHLEGAFSLYQGPFLEGEFDPPEILSARDRLHSQFVRHVKELGEFFLQKKQTEKAISLYQKGLEVDDLCEEFYQNLMDCYRRQGRLAEGIAVYQRCRQTLQARMDVEPSPETEQVYQSLLADQKLKSSPTVAPAVSPQEPPTEAEKPISLPETPKITGERRQATVAIFALSGYGALSEKLDPEEVDGIMSRIGKEVQRIVEYHGGIVNQVVRDEIEAIFGIPSAHEDDPVRAVRAALELHEAVRRIAPRVEESIGVPLRMHTGLNSGLIVTHPQDGRYGITGDTVTTGAYLAKRAKPDEILIGAETNRLTAPFFQSEELQPLKLQGKSQTLEAYRITGESKAETRLEAAEERGFTDFIGREHELEALHANLATASEGRGQFVSVAGEAGVGKSRLLHEFRQGLDRNKITVLEGRCQSYGSDTPYLPFINALRRGLRLLEEDSPAQLLEKAVTNIRAIDEDLEPYLPLYLHLLSIQSGDYPLPKRLHGPELAAALRDALSAIFTLAANNQPMVVIFEDWHWVDEASAAALQNLLGVMATYPLLVVVLYRPDYSSTWGSPEHHTPIVLHPLERRYDESMLKAALKTDRLPEGLSELILERTGGNPFFIEEVCRALIEEGSIAVNKGAAKLLRPLEEIALPDTVQAVIQTRLDGLGPHTRETLGLASVIGREFSRSILAHISSGQSRLSADLEELKTLELIQQTRVVPEAAYLFKHVLTQEVTYNTLLLQKRKELHGIVGRAIEALYPDRIEEQSERLAHHYSVAEHWEKAAEYGKRAGEKAKGLSQYQESIDFYERSVKWLLELPESRSRQENLVDMQLELVWNFIILGRWDESLQVCQTAEPMAQELADRIRLGMIHCGIASSCIYTGDHKKAEYHYQQSFEHFESSGDELFIAIGRHWVGTSYLGPGLWKKAEPFISGALHTYEKLDSLTSFGFGFYLMAGMCGYAHAGYCLAVQGRNREAAENFAKVTSSEIQEAGNLPSKSVYLSWHGLYVALVGEDRVEAELRADQLMELAEKSDSPFQVLGVYVAKTNILMGKENYEGVRNWGEKALRTIEGKNIRSGHVGNLHYNLARAILELGDYDAAKRHYEEGQPLAEPSPHWWGPRYDFLKGLLLARALEPDYEQAETLFEQSAANDMEVGAYVPAAQTRYHLARMLARKGDVDHAREILSALKKQFKQWAIPVWEKKCQQALAEIKSG